Part of the Candidatus Dormiibacterota bacterium genome is shown below.
GCCCGTCGGCGGGGTCGGCGGCGGTGCGGGTGGCGACGATCATCCGGTCGGCGACCTGGGCGTCGGGGACGAACAGCTTCTCGCCGTGGAGCAGCCAGGCGTCGCTGGAGCGCTCGGCGGCCATGCGCACCCCGCCCGCGTCCCACCGCCCCGACTCCTCGACCAGGGCCACCGTGGCCAGCTGCGAGCCGTCGCAGATCGAGGGCAGCAGCCGCGCCGCCTGGGCCTCGTCACCGCTCGCCGCCAGGGTCATGCCGGCGAGGCCGACGCTGGACTGGAACGGGGACGGCACCACGTGACGGCCCATCTCCTCGAGCACCACGGCGAGGTCGACGAGACCGAGGCCGAGGCCGCCGTGGCGCTCGGCGAAGGGGATCGCGGTCCAGCCGAGCTCGACCATGCGCGCGTACATCCGCGGGTCGTGGCCGAGGTCGTCCTCCATCAGCTGCCGCACCCGCGCGGCGGGGCACTCGCGGTCGAGGAAGTCGCGCGCCTGGCGGCGGAGCAGCTCCTGCTCGTCGGTGAGCCCGACGTTCATCTCAGCGCCCCCGGGGCAGCCCGAGCACGCGCTCGGCGAGGATGTTCCGGAGCACCTCGCTGGTGCCGCCCTCGATGCTGTTCGCCCGCGAGCGCAGGTAGCCGTAGGCCCAGCGGCCGTTGCGCGGTGCCCGCTCCTCGCCCTCGGCGAGGGTGCCGTAGGGGCCGAGCAGGTCGAGCGCGGTCTCGGCGATGCGCTGGTTGAGCTCGCTCCACATCAGCTTGTTCACCGAGCCCTCGGGTCCCGGCTGCTCGCCCTGGAGGACGCGGCTGAGGCCGCGCAGCCCGTTGATGCGCATCGCCTCCACCTCGATGACGAGCTGGGCGATCCGCTGGCGCACCACCGGGTCGGCGGAGCGGGGAACGCCGTCGACCAGGGTGGTGCGGGCGAGGGCGCGGAGCTCGTCGAGGGCGATGCGCGACCGCACCTGCAGGCCGACGCCGAGGGTGGCGCGCTCGTGCATCAGCGTGGTCATCGCGACCCGCCACCCACCGCCCACCGCGCCGAGAAGGTTGGCCCGGGGCACGCGCACGTCGGTGAGGTACATCTCGTTGAACTCGGCGTCGCCGGTGATCTGACGCAGCGGCCGCACCTCGACGCCGGGGCTCTGCATGTCGACGATCAGATACGTGAGGCCGGCATGGGCGGTCTCGGCCGAGTCGGTGCGGGTGAGCAGGATGCACCAGCGGGAGACGTGCGCCAGCGTGGTCCACACCTTCTGGCCGCTGACCACGAAGTCGTCGCCGTCGATCACCGCGCGGGTGCGCAGCGAGGCCAGGTCGCTGCCGCTGTTCGGCTCGCTGAAGCCCTGGCACCAGATCTCGTCGGCGCGGAGCAGCGGCGGGATGTGGCGCGCCTTCTGCTCGGGGGTACCGTGGGCGAGGATGGTCGGGCCGGCCATGTACAGCCCGATCACGTTGAGCATGTCGGGAGCCCTCGCCGCGGCCATCTCCTGGTTGACGATCACCTCCTGCATCAGGGTGCCGCCCTGGCCGCCGAGCTCGCGGGGCCAGCTCACCCCGGCGAAGCCCGCCTCGTGGACCCGCCGCTGCCAATCCCGACGGAGCTCGATGTCGTCGTGGCCGGCCGCCGCCTCGCGGGTGCGGTCGTCGAGGTTGTCGCGGAGCCAGCCGCGAACCTGGTCGCGGAAGCGTGCCTCCTCCGGTGAGAGGGAGAAGTCCATGAGCGTCTCCAGGCGGCGGGCGCGCGGGCCCGGTGGGCGTCGTCCGCACTCATTGTGCGCGAGGTCGCGGCCCGCTTGACCGGACCGAACATATGTTCTACCTTCCGCTCGTGACCGCCACGCCCGCCACCTCCGCGCCACCGCGCCGGCCCGCCACCGAGCTGGTCGAGAGCCCCTGCCGCAGCGCCCTGCAGCCGGTGCGCGGGATGTGGTTCGACTGGTCGCTCAACCCCTACGGGGGCTGCGTCCACCGCTGCACGTTCTGCTACGTGCGCGCCTTCGAGCGCCGCGCCGACCGCCCCTCCGACAGCCGGTACGGGCGCACCGTGCGCGTGAAGACCAACGTGGTGACGGTGTTGAGGGAGGAGCTGCGCCGGCCGTCGCATCGCTCCGGCCTGGTCTGCCTGGGAACCGCCACCGACCCCTACCAGCCCGCCGAGGGGAGGTACCGGCTGACCCGGGGCTGCCTGGAGGCGCTGGTGGCGGCGCGCCGCCCGATCACCCTCACCACCCGTGGGCCGCTGGTGGTGCGCGACGCCGGCCTGCTCGCCGAGGCCGGCGCCGCCGCCGGGGTGAGCGTCTCGATCAGCGTGCCCACCGTCGACGAGGCCGTTGTGCGGCGCACCGAGCCGGGCACGGCACCGCCCCGACAGCGGCTGCGGGCGCTGGAGCGGTTGGCGGCGGCGGGGGTGCGCGCCGGGGTGCTGATGGCCCCGGTGCTGCCCGGCATCAGCGACGGCGACGAGTCGCTGGCGGCCACGGTGCGCGCCGCCCGCGACGCCGGGGCCGCCTTTCTTCTGGTGGGGGTGCTGAACCTGACCCCCGGCACCCGCGAGCACTTCCTCGAGGCGCTGGCGGACGACTGGCCGGAGCTCCTGCCCCGGTATCTCGAGCTCTATCGGGGGCGGAGCCATCTGCCCGCCACCTTCGCCTCGGAGGTCAGCGGTCGTGTCGCCGGTCTGCGCACCGCGGCGGGGATCTCCGCGGAGCGGCCGCCCCGCTTCGCGGACCCGCCGGTGCCGCGGCAGTTGCACCTGGAGCTGTGACCGCTGATGAGCCGGCGGACGCGCGGGCAGGTTCATTCCGGGCCGGCCCTGCGCCTCGGGCGCTTCCAGCACCCGCCGGTGGCGGTGCCGAGCAGCAGGCCGTCGTGGGTCTCGAAGCGGAGGTCGCCCCCGGCGGTGCGGCGGATGTCGAACTCGCCGTCGTGGTGCCGGTTGTGGTGGTATTCGCACAGCGAGAGGAGGTTCCACAGCCTCGTCGGACCTCCGTCGATCCGGTGGTGGATGTGGTGGGCGTGGGTCCGCGTCGCCGCCATCGCGCAGCCGGGGTAGCGGCAGGTGCCGTCCCTGCTCTGCAGGTCGCGCCGCATCCGGGGCC
Proteins encoded:
- a CDS encoding acyl-CoA dehydrogenase family protein → MDFSLSPEEARFRDQVRGWLRDNLDDRTREAAAGHDDIELRRDWQRRVHEAGFAGVSWPRELGGQGGTLMQEVIVNQEMAAARAPDMLNVIGLYMAGPTILAHGTPEQKARHIPPLLRADEIWCQGFSEPNSGSDLASLRTRAVIDGDDFVVSGQKVWTTLAHVSRWCILLTRTDSAETAHAGLTYLIVDMQSPGVEVRPLRQITGDAEFNEMYLTDVRVPRANLLGAVGGGWRVAMTTLMHERATLGVGLQVRSRIALDELRALARTTLVDGVPRSADPVVRQRIAQLVIEVEAMRINGLRGLSRVLQGEQPGPEGSVNKLMWSELNQRIAETALDLLGPYGTLAEGEERAPRNGRWAYGYLRSRANSIEGGTSEVLRNILAERVLGLPRGR
- a CDS encoding radical SAM protein; translation: MTATPATSAPPRRPATELVESPCRSALQPVRGMWFDWSLNPYGGCVHRCTFCYVRAFERRADRPSDSRYGRTVRVKTNVVTVLREELRRPSHRSGLVCLGTATDPYQPAEGRYRLTRGCLEALVAARRPITLTTRGPLVVRDAGLLAEAGAAAGVSVSISVPTVDEAVVRRTEPGTAPPRQRLRALERLAAAGVRAGVLMAPVLPGISDGDESLAATVRAARDAGAAFLLVGVLNLTPGTREHFLEALADDWPELLPRYLELYRGRSHLPATFASEVSGRVAGLRTAAGISAERPPRFADPPVPRQLHLEL
- a CDS encoding HNH endonuclease signature motif containing protein, with the protein product LDGPALSTAAARRLGCEATMVTLLERGGQVVESGRERPGVRPRMRRDLQSRDGTCRYPGCAMAATRTHAHHIHHRIDGGPTRLWNLLSLCEYHHNRHHDGEFDIRRTAGGDLRFETHDGLLLGTATGGCWKRPRRRAGPE